Proteins from a genomic interval of Desulfovibrio aminophilus DSM 12254:
- a CDS encoding DMT family transporter — translation MTRSRGDLLALLALVSASTLWASSFVALKVAFRHYDPMLVIFGRMAVASLCFALAWKGLRAGISYRRGDWKPLLFMAVCEPCFYFIFEAMALKHTDASQAGMITAMLPLLVAVAARFVLKEHISRRTLAGFGVAIAGAILLSAGGQATLSSPNPALGNFMEFLAMVCATGYMITLKSLSARYSPWVLTSLQAFVGALFYLPLALGPWAPPIGEFEPLGLAAILYLGMFVTIGGYGFYNYGMSKVPANQASAFINLIPVITLFLGWAMLDEQLSPAQYAASGLVLAGVFLSQDRRKA, via the coding sequence GTGACCCGTTCCCGGGGCGACCTGCTCGCCCTGCTGGCCCTCGTGAGCGCCTCGACGCTCTGGGCCAGTTCCTTCGTGGCCCTGAAGGTGGCCTTCCGCCACTATGACCCCATGCTGGTCATCTTCGGCCGCATGGCCGTGGCCAGCCTCTGCTTCGCCCTGGCCTGGAAAGGACTGCGCGCCGGAATCTCCTACCGCCGGGGGGACTGGAAGCCGCTGCTGTTCATGGCCGTGTGCGAGCCTTGCTTCTATTTCATATTCGAGGCCATGGCCCTGAAGCACACCGACGCCTCCCAGGCGGGCATGATCACGGCCATGCTGCCCCTGCTGGTGGCGGTCGCCGCCCGCTTCGTGCTCAAGGAGCACATCTCGCGGCGTACTCTCGCCGGCTTCGGAGTGGCCATCGCCGGGGCCATCCTGCTCTCGGCCGGGGGCCAGGCCACGCTCTCGTCGCCCAACCCGGCCCTGGGCAACTTCATGGAATTCCTGGCCATGGTTTGCGCCACGGGCTACATGATCACGCTCAAGTCGCTCTCCGCACGCTACTCGCCTTGGGTGCTCACGTCCTTGCAGGCCTTCGTGGGCGCGCTCTTCTACCTGCCCCTGGCCTTGGGCCCCTGGGCTCCGCCCATCGGCGAATTTGAACCCCTGGGCTTGGCGGCGATCCTCTATCTGGGGATGTTCGTGACCATAGGCGGCTACGGCTTCTACAACTACGGCATGAGCAAGGTTCCGGCCAACCAGGCCTCGGCCTTCATCAACCTCATCCCAGTCATCACCCTCTTCCTCGGCTGGGCCATGCTGGACGAACAGCTCTCGCCCGCCCAGTACGCCGCCTCCGGGCTGGTCCTCGCGGGCGTGTTCCTGAGCCAGGACCGCCGCAAGGCCTAG
- a CDS encoding TetR/AcrR family transcriptional regulator gives MSDARGTFTNLPEDKRARVLDAALEEFADHGFQGASMNRLATRLSIAKGSIFQYFGSKEGLFAYTFGRAVDLFKAPLKAARERARDGGFFEVLRQSLLTGMEFIASYPRIHRIYLKMLHNEDFPLREQVLGQVRAASAKYFRPLVLEGIERGELRPDLDPDLAVYVLHTLLDRFLQSLAAAPLDGGLGIFGAPRDVVERRAGELVEFLRRGFSA, from the coding sequence ATGAGCGACGCCCGCGGAACCTTCACCAACCTGCCCGAGGACAAGCGCGCCCGCGTCCTGGATGCGGCCCTGGAGGAATTCGCGGACCACGGCTTCCAAGGCGCCAGCATGAACCGCCTGGCCACCCGGCTGTCGATCGCCAAGGGCTCGATCTTCCAGTACTTCGGCAGCAAGGAAGGGCTGTTCGCCTACACCTTCGGCCGGGCCGTGGATCTTTTCAAGGCTCCACTCAAGGCCGCCCGTGAGCGCGCCAGGGATGGCGGCTTCTTCGAGGTTCTGCGCCAAAGTCTGCTGACGGGCATGGAGTTCATCGCCTCCTATCCACGCATCCACCGCATTTATCTGAAAATGCTCCACAATGAAGATTTCCCCCTGCGAGAACAGGTTCTCGGCCAGGTGCGCGCCGCATCGGCCAAGTACTTCCGTCCCCTGGTGCTGGAGGGCATCGAGCGCGGGGAACTGCGGCCGGACCTGGACCCGGATCTGGCCGTGTACGTCCTGCACACGCTCCTGGACCGCTTTCTCCAGTCCCTGGCCGCCGCGCCCCTGGACGGCGGGCTGGGGATCTTCGGCGCGCCGCGCGACGTGGTGGAACGTCGGGCCGGGGAACTCGTCGAATTTCTGCGCCGGGGATTCTCGGCCTGA
- the yjgA gene encoding ribosome biogenesis factor YjgA: MSTDDRPKSRSQKKREMTALQDTGARLVELSPEALSRVEMPETLRRAVLEARKMKGHEARRRQLQYIGSLMRDADPEPIRRALEIKDQDRLADSRAFQRLERWRDGLVEALPGVAEEILASYPAADVERLARMAAEARREREKNAPPKAFRALFRALRDLDSRV; encoded by the coding sequence ATGAGCACAGATGATCGCCCCAAGAGCCGCTCCCAGAAAAAGCGCGAGATGACCGCCCTGCAGGATACGGGCGCGCGGCTGGTGGAACTTTCCCCCGAGGCCCTGTCCCGCGTGGAGATGCCCGAAACCCTGCGCCGGGCCGTCCTCGAGGCCCGGAAGATGAAGGGCCACGAGGCGCGCCGCCGTCAGTTGCAATACATCGGCTCGCTCATGCGCGACGCCGACCCCGAGCCCATCCGCCGGGCCCTGGAGATCAAGGACCAGGACCGGCTGGCCGACTCCCGCGCCTTCCAGCGTCTGGAACGCTGGCGCGACGGCCTGGTGGAGGCCCTGCCCGGTGTCGCCGAGGAAATCCTCGCGAGCTACCCCGCGGCCGACGTGGAACGCCTTGCGCGCATGGCGGCCGAGGCCCGGCGGGAGCGCGAGAAGAACGCTCCGCCCAAGGCCTTCCGCGCCCTGTTCCGGGCCTTGCGCGATCTGGATTCCAGGGTCTGA
- a CDS encoding 1,4-dihydroxy-6-naphthoate synthase yields the protein MNEQVLRLNYSPCPNDTFIFYGLASGLVPLPGFRLDISLADVEVLNVRAARGEADVCKVSFAAAAGLLDDWLLLRAGGAMGRGVGPLLVAREGVEPRDLNGKAVAIPGSRTTANLLFGLYCRELGLELERMEMVFDQIMPAVARGEVAAGVVIHEGRFTYAEHGLSRLADLGRWWEERRGLPIPLGVIAVRRALGPGTARLVQDAIRRSLDLARGEAAGLREYVRSHAQEMDEAVIRRHIETFVTDFSRDIGEEGRRAALALLSEARPGALPEPVFLGD from the coding sequence ATGAACGAGCAAGTGCTGCGCCTGAACTATTCGCCCTGCCCCAACGACACCTTCATTTTTTACGGTCTGGCTTCCGGGTTGGTTCCCCTGCCCGGGTTCCGCCTGGATATCTCCCTGGCCGACGTGGAGGTGCTCAACGTCCGTGCCGCCCGAGGCGAGGCGGACGTCTGCAAGGTCTCCTTCGCGGCCGCCGCCGGGCTTCTGGATGATTGGCTCCTGCTGCGGGCCGGAGGGGCGATGGGGCGGGGCGTGGGGCCTTTGCTGGTGGCCCGGGAGGGCGTTGAGCCGCGCGACTTGAACGGCAAGGCCGTGGCCATTCCGGGAAGCCGGACCACCGCCAACCTGCTTTTCGGTTTGTACTGCCGGGAACTCGGCCTGGAGCTGGAGAGGATGGAGATGGTCTTTGACCAGATCATGCCCGCCGTGGCCCGCGGCGAGGTGGCCGCCGGGGTGGTCATCCACGAAGGGCGTTTCACCTACGCGGAGCACGGCCTGTCGCGATTGGCCGACCTGGGGCGGTGGTGGGAGGAGCGGCGCGGTCTGCCCATTCCCCTAGGCGTCATCGCCGTGCGCCGCGCCCTGGGGCCGGGCACGGCCCGGCTGGTCCAGGACGCCATTCGTCGCAGTCTGGATCTGGCCCGGGGCGAGGCTGCCGGACTCCGGGAATATGTCCGAAGCCACGCCCAGGAGATGGACGAAGCCGTGATCCGGCGGCACATTGAAACGTTCGTCACGGACTTCAGCCGGGACATCGGCGAGGAAGGGCGCCGGGCCGCCCTGGCGCTTCTGTCCGAGGCTCGGCCAGGGGCGCTGCCCGAGCCGGTGTTCTTGGGCGACTAG
- the mqnE gene encoding aminofutalosine synthase MqnE, with protein sequence MDLRRYERLGLDDVAARVLNGERLNAEDGLRLFDCPDVTAVGELAHHRRTELHGDKVFFVRNRHINYTNVCVNRCTFCAYHRDPGQEGGFTLDARTVLAKLAADAAPPREIHIVGGCHPDLRLEYFEDLLGRLRRTFPEAVLKCFTAVEIAHFATLEGISTREVLTRLQAAGLSMLPGGGAEVFAEDVRAKICPRKIDGTEWLRIHGEAHELGLATNCTLLFGHLESRADRVDHLLQLRAQQDATGGFTCFIPLPFLTENSRLKVDNPLDGLEELRTIAVSRLLLDNVPHVKAYWVMLGVKQAQAALFFGADDFDGTVVEEKIGHMAGADSAQALWRRDIEEMIRGCGLTPVERDTLFREVA encoded by the coding sequence ATGGATCTGCGACGCTATGAGCGACTGGGCCTGGACGACGTGGCCGCCCGAGTGCTGAACGGAGAACGCCTGAACGCCGAGGACGGCCTGCGGCTCTTCGACTGCCCGGACGTGACCGCCGTGGGCGAGCTGGCCCACCACCGCCGCACGGAACTGCACGGAGACAAGGTCTTCTTCGTGCGCAACCGGCACATCAACTACACCAACGTCTGCGTGAACCGCTGCACGTTCTGCGCCTATCACCGCGACCCGGGCCAGGAGGGCGGTTTCACCCTGGACGCCCGGACCGTGCTGGCCAAGTTGGCGGCCGACGCCGCGCCGCCCCGGGAGATCCACATCGTGGGCGGCTGCCACCCGGACCTGCGCCTGGAATATTTCGAAGATCTCCTCGGCCGCCTGCGCCGAACCTTTCCCGAGGCCGTTCTGAAATGCTTCACGGCCGTGGAGATCGCGCACTTCGCGACCCTGGAGGGCATCTCCACCCGCGAGGTGCTGACCCGGCTCCAGGCCGCCGGGTTGTCCATGCTCCCGGGCGGCGGAGCCGAAGTCTTCGCCGAGGACGTGCGGGCCAAAATCTGCCCGCGCAAGATCGACGGAACGGAATGGCTGCGCATCCACGGCGAGGCCCACGAACTGGGCCTGGCCACCAATTGCACGCTGCTCTTCGGGCACCTGGAATCCCGCGCCGACCGCGTGGACCATCTCCTGCAGCTGCGCGCCCAGCAGGACGCCACAGGCGGGTTCACCTGCTTCATCCCCCTGCCCTTCCTCACGGAAAACAGCCGCCTCAAGGTGGACAACCCTCTGGACGGCCTGGAGGAGTTGCGGACCATCGCCGTGTCCCGACTGCTCCTGGACAACGTTCCGCACGTCAAGGCCTACTGGGTCATGCTCGGAGTCAAGCAGGCCCAGGCCGCGCTCTTCTTCGGGGCCGACGACTTCGACGGCACGGTGGTGGAGGAGAAGATCGGGCACATGGCCGGAGCCGACTCGGCCCAGGCCCTCTGGCGGCGGGACATCGAAGAGATGATCCGAGGTTGCGGCCTGACCCCGGTGGAACGCGACACCTTGTTCCGGGAGGTGGCCTGA
- a CDS encoding ABC-type transport auxiliary lipoprotein family protein, which produces MNRRVLLLGLCALLLAALGGCMGGLKHPPVEKRHFDLQVKRGEAKPPRAGGPTLAVRRVMVSPRYDGREMVYRTGPTDFSSDFYNLYFVSPSQMLGQDLRQWLAQSGVFGHVLDSATLVRPDLTLETNAAVFCGDYSMKPGKAVVEMQFLLLDERDPDTPVVFSRDYRREEPLTGGEPRDLVEGLRRAVAGIYGDLENDLRALPALR; this is translated from the coding sequence ATGAACAGACGCGTCCTTCTCCTGGGCCTCTGCGCCCTCCTCCTCGCGGCCCTCGGCGGCTGCATGGGCGGGCTCAAGCACCCGCCGGTGGAAAAGCGCCATTTCGACCTCCAGGTGAAACGCGGCGAGGCGAAACCGCCGCGCGCCGGAGGGCCGACGCTGGCCGTGCGCCGGGTCATGGTCTCGCCGCGCTACGACGGCCGGGAGATGGTCTACCGCACCGGCCCCACGGATTTCTCCTCGGACTTCTACAACCTCTATTTCGTCTCGCCGTCCCAGATGCTCGGCCAGGACCTGCGCCAATGGCTGGCTCAAAGCGGCGTGTTCGGCCACGTGCTGGATTCCGCCACCCTGGTGCGGCCGGACCTGACCCTGGAGACCAACGCGGCCGTGTTCTGCGGCGACTACTCGATGAAGCCGGGCAAGGCCGTGGTCGAGATGCAGTTCCTGCTCCTGGATGAGCGCGATCCCGACACCCCGGTGGTCTTTTCCCGGGACTACCGCCGCGAGGAACCGCTGACCGGCGGCGAGCCGCGCGACCTGGTGGAGGGATTGCGCCGGGCCGTGGCCGGAATCTACGGCGACCTGGAGAACGACCTGAGGGCGCTGCCCGCGTTGCGCTAG
- the rpe gene encoding ribulose-phosphate 3-epimerase gives MILSPSLLSSDFARLGDELAALEAAGIRWAHLDVMDGAFVPNITFGPPVIKAMRKGCSLFFDTHLMIERPERYIQDFVDAGADLICVHAEATVHLERTCAMIAKAGKKAAVALNPATPAEAVKYLLPQLDMVLVMSVNPGFGGQSFIPFSLDKIRELKRMIAACGSRALIQVDGGVTPENCAEIVAAGADVLVSGSAFFNHPPYGERHKTFLAACGR, from the coding sequence GTGATTCTCTCCCCCTCGCTCTTGTCTTCGGACTTCGCGCGCCTGGGCGACGAACTGGCCGCCCTGGAGGCCGCCGGAATCCGCTGGGCCCACCTGGATGTCATGGACGGCGCCTTCGTGCCGAACATCACCTTCGGCCCGCCGGTGATCAAGGCCATGCGCAAGGGCTGCTCCCTGTTTTTCGACACCCACCTGATGATCGAGCGCCCGGAGCGCTACATCCAGGACTTCGTGGACGCCGGGGCGGACCTCATCTGCGTCCACGCCGAGGCCACCGTGCATCTGGAGCGGACTTGCGCCATGATCGCCAAGGCCGGGAAGAAGGCCGCCGTTGCCCTCAATCCCGCCACTCCGGCCGAGGCCGTGAAATATCTTCTGCCGCAGCTGGACATGGTCCTGGTCATGAGCGTGAACCCGGGCTTCGGGGGGCAGTCCTTCATTCCCTTCAGCCTGGACAAGATCCGTGAGCTGAAGCGTATGATCGCGGCCTGCGGGTCCCGCGCCCTGATCCAGGTGGACGGCGGCGTGACCCCGGAGAACTGCGCCGAGATCGTGGCCGCCGGGGCCGATGTGCTCGTCTCGGGTTCGGCCTTCTTCAACCACCCGCCTTACGGCGAACGGCACAAGACCTTTCTGGCGGCCTGCGGCCGCTGA
- a CDS encoding AsnC family transcriptional regulator, with the protein MDEHDKRILDIIQSDFPLESRPYGAVGERLGLTEAEVLARVRALRQSGVIRRTGANFDSRRLGWRSTLCAARVPEDQLESFVSEVNRHPGVTHNYLREHEFNVWFAYIGPSWENVESTLAGITAATGIPILNLPASRLFKIKVDFAMGEA; encoded by the coding sequence ATGGACGAACACGACAAGAGGATTCTCGACATCATCCAGTCCGACTTTCCCCTGGAATCCCGGCCCTACGGAGCCGTAGGCGAACGCCTGGGCCTGACCGAGGCCGAGGTGCTGGCCCGGGTGCGGGCGCTTAGGCAGAGCGGCGTGATCCGCCGCACCGGGGCCAACTTCGACTCCCGCAGGCTGGGCTGGCGCTCCACGCTTTGCGCCGCCCGGGTGCCCGAGGATCAGTTGGAATCCTTCGTGTCCGAAGTCAACCGCCACCCCGGCGTGACCCACAACTATCTGCGGGAGCATGAGTTCAACGTCTGGTTCGCCTACATCGGCCCCTCCTGGGAGAACGTGGAGTCCACCCTGGCCGGGATCACGGCCGCCACGGGCATCCCGATCCTCAACCTGCCCGCCAGCCGCCTGTTCAAGATCAAGGTGGACTTCGCCATGGGCGAGGCGTAG